Proteins encoded together in one Pantoea sp. CCBC3-3-1 window:
- a CDS encoding cytosine deaminase, translating to MKRVNHVRLPWREGLWQIDIHEGRIAAISPQTHSTPAADSLDAEGGLALPPFIEPHIHLDTTQTAGEPAWNASGTLFEGIERWAERKALLSHDDVKTRARQTLKWQIANGIQHVRTHVDVSDPTLTALRAMLEVKAEMSPWVDIQIVAFPQEGILSYPDGEALLEEALRLGADVVGAIPHFEFTREYGVESLHKTFALAQKYQRMVDVHCDEIDDEQSRFVETVAALALREKMGARVTASHTTAMHSYNGAYTSRLFRLLKLSEINFVANPLVNIHLQGRFDSYPKRRGITRVKEMLEADINVCFGHDDVFDPWYPLGTANMLQVLHMGLHVCQLMGYSQLDEGIRLITDNSAKTLQLTDYGIKTGNSANLIILPAENGFDALRRQVPTRYSMRQGRVIAETQLAQATIHLDESEGVDFKR from the coding sequence ATAAAAAGAGTGAACCACGTACGGCTGCCCTGGCGTGAGGGGCTGTGGCAAATTGATATTCACGAAGGGCGGATTGCAGCGATCTCTCCGCAAACGCACAGCACGCCAGCTGCGGATTCGCTGGATGCGGAAGGCGGGCTGGCGCTACCGCCTTTCATTGAACCTCATATCCATCTTGATACGACCCAAACCGCCGGCGAACCGGCATGGAATGCCTCCGGCACGCTGTTTGAAGGCATTGAGCGCTGGGCGGAGCGCAAAGCGTTACTGAGTCATGACGATGTGAAAACGCGCGCCCGGCAAACGTTGAAATGGCAAATCGCTAACGGTATTCAGCATGTGAGAACGCACGTAGACGTCTCCGATCCGACGCTAACCGCGCTGCGGGCGATGCTGGAGGTCAAAGCAGAGATGTCGCCGTGGGTTGATATTCAGATTGTGGCGTTTCCTCAGGAAGGCATCCTTTCGTATCCCGATGGCGAAGCGTTGCTGGAAGAGGCATTGCGTCTGGGTGCTGATGTGGTTGGGGCTATCCCGCATTTTGAATTTACCCGTGAATATGGGGTGGAGTCACTGCATAAAACTTTTGCGCTGGCCCAGAAATATCAGCGAATGGTCGATGTGCATTGCGATGAGATCGACGATGAGCAGTCGCGTTTTGTGGAAACCGTCGCGGCGCTGGCGCTGCGCGAGAAGATGGGTGCACGCGTCACCGCCAGCCATACCACGGCGATGCATTCCTATAATGGCGCTTATACGTCTCGCCTGTTCCGGCTGCTAAAACTTTCTGAGATCAATTTCGTCGCTAACCCGCTGGTGAATATTCATTTGCAGGGGCGCTTTGACAGCTATCCGAAACGACGCGGCATTACCCGGGTGAAGGAGATGCTCGAGGCGGATATCAATGTCTGCTTTGGTCATGATGATGTTTTCGATCCCTGGTATCCGCTGGGCACCGCCAATATGTTACAGGTACTGCATATGGGGCTACACGTTTGCCAGCTGATGGGTTACAGCCAGCTGGACGAAGGCATCAGACTGATTACCGATAACAGCGCGAAAACGCTACAGCTGACGGATTATGGGATTAAGACCGGCAACAGTGCCAACCTGATTATTCTCCCTGCGGAAAACGGTTTTGATGCGCTGCGCCGTCAGGTGCCAACGCGCTACTCAATGCGTCAGGGAAGGGTGATAGCAGAAACGCAGCTCGCGCAGGCCACTATTCACCTGGACGAAAGCGAAGGGGTGGATTTTAAACGTTGA